The following is a genomic window from Leishmania donovani BPK282A1 complete genome, chromosome 33.
agcgcgactcgaCCGCGAcccgcccggccctcactgcctcctggtgtggggcgcctgcgccacgccgagggATGCGccgggtggcggccggcatagTGGGGGCAGCTGtggggctgcgtgcgcagaAGAGGCTGGCAGAGGCTGAGGCAGGGCCCGTGCTGAGatggctgcgccggcgcatgGCTGTGATGCGTGTGTctctagcgctgcttcgcaccacgcgatgggggcctgcgACGGGCCGGGGCTAGCGTGCCCCTTCCGCCCATGCTGTGGAGGCGAAACGGACATGTCGGAGCGAAAACATACCTTTTCGTACACTCGTCGCTCATACTGACCCTCTACATCTGCATATTGTCTtgcacgtacacgtacacacacatacactcaGAAGCACGAGTCATATCCTATTTCTCGCGACCTTGTTCACTGAAGGTGTTCCTCCCTCCAAAAATGCTTCGCCGTACGTTTCTGAGCGCTGAGCGCAGGATTCCGTTCTACCCGATCAACTCGAATAACCCCATCGTGTTCTTCGACATCTCTATCGGGTCGCAGCCGGCGGGACGTGTCGAGATGGAGCTCTTCAAGGACGTCGTGCCGAAGACGGCCGAGAACTTCCGCGCGCTTTGCACCGGTGAGAAGGGTGTTGGCCGCTCTGGCAAGCCTCTCTGGTTCAAGGGAAGCCGTTTCCACCGCGTTATTCCACAGTTCATGTGCCAGGGTGGCGATTTCACTGCCGGCAACGGCACCGGTGGCGAGTCCATCTATGGTCACAAGTTTCCTGATGAGTCCTTTGCCGGACGC
Proteins encoded in this region:
- a CDS encoding cyclophilin, putative, with product MLWRRNGHVGAKTYLFVHSSLILTLYICILSCTYTYTHIHSEARVISYFSRPCSLKVFLPPKMLRRTFLSAERRIPFYPINSNNPIVFFDISIGSQPAGRVEMELFKDVVPKTAENFRALCTGEKGVGRSGKPLWFKGSRFHRVIPQFMCQGGDFTAGNGTGGESIYGHKFPDESFAGRAGRHFGPGTLSMANAGPNTNGSQFFICTAPTDWLDGKHVVFGQVTKGYDVIMKVETQGSQSGATRQPITVTDCGEIKQE